A genomic region of Haliotis asinina isolate JCU_RB_2024 chromosome 1, JCU_Hal_asi_v2, whole genome shotgun sequence contains the following coding sequences:
- the LOC137284934 gene encoding uncharacterized protein, whose product MRACVAAGTALILATVVLCDVTKVKSSEDSVGSLPDHFVRSVEVAKAFLRNRKSNDAILGDKKKRGWEFEDDEEEEEEDDRFRGGMTIGVGYSSRGRSRYSGRTRSRYSGRFGAYRSRYRPYVGTRYRVRINRRFRVRNMLEEANRWPLH is encoded by the exons ATGAGGGCCTGCGTGGCAGCGGGGACGGCCTTAATACTGG CGACGGTAGTGTTGTGTGACGTTACAAAGGTGAAGTCATCGGAGGATTCCGTTGGTTCACTTCCTG ATCACTTTGTTCGCTCTGTTGAAGTTGCAAAAGCTTTTCTCCGGAACCGGAAGTCAAATGACGCCATATTGGGAGACAAGAAAAAGCGAGGCTGGGAGTTTGAGGacgatgaggaggaggaggaggaagacgATCGGTTTCGGGGCGGGATGACCATAGGGGTAGGATACAGCAGCCGCGGCCGCTCTAGGTATTCCGGCAGGACCCGCTCTAGGTATAGTGGCAGGTTCGGAGCGTACCGAAGCAGGTACCGTCCCTACGTTGGCACTCGCTACAGAGTCAGGATTAACAGAAGATTCCGAGTTAGGAACATGCTGGAGGAAGCCAACAGATGGCCTTTACATTAA
- the LOC137284927 gene encoding uncharacterized protein — protein MAAPADDHDGDPGDITKSVGFGFSMVIKSIKLKYPQVTNITTKELADWLKPGSDTDVILIDSRPKEEYDVSHIEGSTRVDWEADDTKIVQDIPSLNQPVESTERKRVVVCYCSVGYRSSATAQKIQAVLAKQESQAKVPVYNLEGSLFKWANERRPMVNATSQKTELAHPYNGVWGKLLDKELRQTSCL, from the exons ATGGCAGCACCAGCTGACGACCACGACGGTGATCCAGGTGACATCACGAAAAGCGTGGGATTCGGCTTTTCGATGGTCATCAAGAGCATCAAACTGAAATATCCCCAAGTCACTAACATCACCACCAAAGAGctagctgattggctgaaaCCTGGATCCGACACCGATGTCATCCTAATT GACAGTCGACCGAAGGAGGAATATGACGTCAGTCACATAGAAGGCAGCACCCGTGTAGACTGGGAGGCTGATGATACTAAGATCGTGCAGGACATCCCCTCCTTAAACCAGCCAG TCGAGTCCACAGAACGGAAGCGAGTTGTCGTCTGCTACTGTTCTGTAGGCTACAGATCTAGCGCCACAGCTCAGAAGATACAGGCTGTTCTTGCCAAGCAAG AGTCCCAAGCCAAAGTTCCTGTGTATAACCTGGAGGGTTCCCTATTCAAATGGGCCAATGAAAGGCGGCCCATGGTAAATGCAACCAGTCAGAAGACAGAACTTGCCCATCCATATAATGGTGTGTGGGGCAAACTGCTTGATAAAGAACTTAGGCAGACCTCTTGTTTGTGA
- the LOC137284936 gene encoding uncharacterized protein, translated as MMLAFVAITVLLGALHGADSQPDSQSVAGRVREALVLAADSINSADAVERSPDEEMLADPDDIPGDDWDNGGWGNGDVSRDVNVQVSGIANGEKTETWSLGNGESIEISQLGDEDGMNDEWWGV; from the exons ATGATGTTGGCTTTCGTGGCAATAACAG TCCTCTTGGGCGCTCTACATGGAGCTGACTCACAGCCGGATTCACAGTCGGTCGCTG GTCGTGTGAGAGAAGCTCTGGTTTTGGCCGCCGATTCCATCAACTCGGCGGATGCCGTGGAACGCTCGCCTGATGAGGAGATGTTAGCGGACCCAGATGACATTCCTGGGGATGACTGGGACAACGGCGGCTGGGGGAACGGTGACGTCAGTCGGGACGTCAACGTTCAAGTCAGTGGCATAGCCAATGGTGAAAAGACTGAAACGTGGTCGCTTGGCAACGGAGAAAGCATTGAAATTAGCCAGCTGGGCGATGAAGATGGCATGAATGACGAATGGTGGGGAGTTTAG